The genomic interval CGGCCGGCAACATCGTCGACCTCGAGCCCCTCGCCCAGATGGCCCACGCCCACGGCGTGCCGCTCATCGTCGACAACACCGTGCCCTCACCGTACCTGCTGCGCCCCATCGACTGGGGGGCCGACATCGTGGTGCACTCGCTCACCAAGTACATCGGCGGTCACGGAAACTCGCTGGGCGGCATGATCGTCGATTCGGGGAAGTTCCCCTGGGCGGAGAACGCGGAACGCTTCCCCCTGCTCACGCGCCCCGAGCCGGCCTACCACGGCGTGGTCTACACCGAGGCCCTGGGTCCGGCCGCCTTCATCGGTCGCGTTCGCACGGTTCCGCTGCGCAATACCGGCGCGGCCCTCAGCCCGCTCAACGCGTTCCTCATCTTGCAGGGGCTCGAGACCCTGCACCTGCGCATGGATCGCCACGTCGAGAACGCCATGGCCGTGGCCCGTCACCTGCAAGGGCACGAGCGCGTGTCGTGGGTGCAGTACGGCGGTCTGCCCGACTCGCCATACCACGCCCTGGCGCAGAAGTACACGGGCGGGCGCCCGTCGGCCCTGCTCACCTTCGGCATCAAGGGCGGGCTCGAGGCAGGACGAAAGTTCTACGACAGCCTCGGCCTGTTCAAGCGCCTCGTGAACATCGGCGACACCCGGTCGCTGGCGGCGCATCCGGCCTCGACCACGCATCGCCAGCTCACCCCCGACGAGCTGAAGCAGGCGCGGGTGACCGAAGACATGATTCGCCTGTGCATCGGCATCGAGCACATCGACGACATCATCGCCGACCTCGATCAGGCGCTCGCGAAGAGCTGACGCCGGCGGTGGGCGGCACGCGAGCCGCAGGCCCGTGACGCACGCCCATCACGGCGCGCTAGTATCGCGCCATGGTGGGTTCGATGCGCTCGGCCCAGGCCTCGATGCCGCCCGCCATCACACGCACGTCTGACATCCCCGCTTCGCGCAGCAGCGCGGCCGCCTTCAGGCTGCGGGGCCCGCGCTTGCAGAAGACGACGAGGTCCTGCGCCCCGTCGAGCTCGTGCAGGCGCGTGGCCAGCTCGCCCAGGGGAATCAGCCGCGCGCCCGCGATGGCCGCAATGTCGTGCTCGTGGGGCTCGCGCACGTCGAGCAGGTTCAGCGACCTGCCACCGCGGCGCAATGCAGCAACCTCTTCAACGCTCAGACAGACCGGATCGGCGTCTTCCGTTCGCCCCCTCGACGCCACCCCACAGAAGGCCTCGTAATCGATGGGGGCAGTCACCGTGGGATGCGGGCCACAGACGACGCAGCGCGCATCCTTGCCGATCTTGATCTCCCGGAAGGTGAAATCGAGCGCGTCGAACACCGACAGGCGTCCGATGAGCGGTTCCCCGATTCCGAGAACGAGCTTGATCACCTCGAGCGCCTGCAGCGACCCCACGATGCCCGGGAGCACGCCGAGAACGCCCCCTTCGGCGCACGACGGCACCATTCCCGGCGGCGGCGGCTCGGGAAAGAGGCATCGATAGCACGGCCCGCGACGCGCGTCGAACA from Pseudomonadota bacterium carries:
- a CDS encoding O-acetylhomoserine aminocarboxypropyltransferase/cysteine synthase → MKPETLAVHAGYDGDPTTHAVAVPIYQTVAYEFDDAQHAADLFNLAVPGNIYSRLMNPTCDVLEKRVSALEGGIAGLALSSGQAAITYSILTLAQAGNNIVSVPQLYGGTYTLFAHMLGGMGIEVRFAADDHPDTLARLIDEKTSAVYCESIGNPAGNIVDLEPLAQMAHAHGVPLIVDNTVPSPYLLRPIDWGADIVVHSLTKYIGGHGNSLGGMIVDSGKFPWAENAERFPLLTRPEPAYHGVVYTEALGPAAFIGRVRTVPLRNTGAALSPLNAFLILQGLETLHLRMDRHVENAMAVARHLQGHERVSWVQYGGLPDSPYHALAQKYTGGRPSALLTFGIKGGLEAGRKFYDSLGLFKRLVNIGDTRSLAAHPASTTHRQLTPDELKQARVTEDMIRLCIGIEHIDDIIADLDQALAKS
- a CDS encoding molybdenum cofactor biosynthesis protein MoeB, with the protein product MGTIGVVDFDVVDMTNLQRQILYSGADVGRDKVEAAVERLRGINADIDIVAHRLRLDSANVLDLVAEYDIVADGTDNFPTRYLINDACVLKGKANVHASIFRFEGQISVFDARRGPCYRCLFPEPPPPGMVPSCAEGGVLGVLPGIVGSLQALEVIKLVLGIGEPLIGRLSVFDALDFTFREIKIGKDARCVVCGPHPTVTAPIDYEAFCGVASRGRTEDADPVCLSVEEVAALRRGGRSLNLLDVREPHEHDIAAIAGARLIPLGELATRLHELDGAQDLVVFCKRGPRSLKAAALLREAGMSDVRVMAGGIEAWAERIEPTMARY